A single window of Meiothermus sp. DNA harbors:
- a CDS encoding shikimate dehydrogenase, which produces MKLGLIGFPVEHSLSPVMQEAALKAAGLEGTYLALNTPPAFLRARLQEVRRDYAGVNVTIPHKESVLAYLDELSPEARAIGAANTIVCDQHRLIGYNTDAMGFISGLDEAGISYRNKKALVLGAGGAARAIAYALQEEGAHVAVYNRTLERAQALCDALGLHLVRESLLEAAVRSCDLLVNTTSVGLQDPHSSPLPAGMLPRAGAVVDIVYNPPVTRLMQEAQNAGLPTLGGLPMLVWQGALAFELWTGVKADVRVMYEAAQARLNETVRL; this is translated from the coding sequence GTGAAACTCGGGCTAATTGGATTTCCAGTAGAGCATTCGCTTTCCCCTGTAATGCAGGAGGCTGCTTTGAAGGCAGCGGGGCTCGAGGGTACGTACCTGGCCCTCAACACCCCCCCCGCGTTTTTGCGGGCACGGCTACAAGAAGTTAGGCGAGACTATGCGGGGGTCAATGTAACCATTCCGCACAAAGAAAGTGTACTGGCCTATCTGGACGAGCTGAGCCCGGAAGCCCGCGCCATCGGTGCGGCTAACACCATTGTGTGCGACCAGCACCGGCTGATCGGCTACAACACCGATGCGATGGGGTTTATTTCCGGTCTGGACGAAGCGGGCATCTCCTACCGCAACAAAAAAGCCCTGGTGTTGGGGGCCGGAGGGGCCGCCCGGGCCATCGCCTATGCCCTACAGGAAGAAGGGGCCCATGTGGCGGTCTACAACCGCACCCTGGAGCGGGCCCAAGCCCTGTGCGATGCCCTGGGCCTGCATCTGGTTCGGGAATCTCTGTTGGAGGCTGCAGTGCGAAGCTGCGATCTGCTCGTCAACACCACCAGCGTAGGCTTGCAAGACCCCCACAGCTCACCGCTGCCCGCGGGCATGCTGCCGCGGGCCGGGGCGGTGGTGGACATCGTTTACAATCCACCCGTTACCCGTCTGATGCAGGAGGCCCAAAACGCCGGATTACCCACTTTGGGCGGGCTGCCCATGCTGGTCTGGCAGGGGGCGCTGGCGTTTGAGCTCTGGACCGGGGTCAAGGCCGATGTCCGGGTCATGTACGAGGCCGCCCAGGCCCGGCTCAACGAAACCGTTCGGTTATGA
- a CDS encoding YigZ family protein yields MSRQARTTLQGFYSYTLEVKHSRFVAQAAPITSPAEALAFLQSVRDAEATHHCWAYKVSSQYRFSDDGEPSGTAGRPILSAIEGQGLDGVMVVVRRYFGGIKLGAGGLVRAYGGAASECLRQAPKQVLVPKVRCALQAPFEFSNTLFRLLERLHRETESYNEAGLYVVFTLEEEQLPLLQKQIQDQTRGRAIFELLERLEGT; encoded by the coding sequence ATGAGCAGGCAGGCCCGAACTACGTTGCAGGGGTTCTATAGCTATACCCTCGAGGTCAAGCATTCTCGCTTCGTGGCCCAGGCCGCACCGATAACAAGCCCGGCAGAGGCTCTAGCTTTTTTGCAGTCGGTGCGGGATGCCGAAGCTACCCATCACTGCTGGGCCTACAAGGTGAGTTCGCAGTATCGCTTTTCCGACGACGGCGAACCCTCCGGAACCGCAGGCCGCCCCATCCTGAGCGCCATCGAGGGGCAGGGTCTGGACGGGGTGATGGTGGTGGTGAGACGCTACTTTGGGGGCATCAAGCTGGGCGCAGGTGGGCTGGTACGCGCCTATGGGGGTGCGGCTTCCGAGTGCCTGCGCCAAGCCCCCAAGCAGGTACTGGTACCTAAGGTGCGCTGCGCCCTGCAAGCCCCCTTCGAGTTCAGCAACACCCTGTTTCGCCTGTTAGAGAGGCTCCACCGTGAAACCGAAAGCTATAACGAAGCAGGCCTATACGTGGTCTTCACGCTGGAGGAAGAACAGCTGCCTTTATTGCAAAAGCAGATTCAAGACCAGACCCGAGGCCGAGCGATTTTTGAGTTGCTGGAGCGACTCGAGGGAACATGA
- the asnS gene encoding asparagine--tRNA ligase, with protein MQRVFIEEIAKYDGQVVCIRGWLTGRRSKGKIHFLQLRDGTGFMQATAFKGELPEEQFEQADHLPQETALEVVGLVRADSRAPGGYELSVRQLKVISRPSREYPITPKEHGVDFLMDHRHLYLRHRRSWAVLRVRDELERAIHDFFHQRGFIRLDAPILTPNAVEGTTDLFEVDLFDGEKAYLSQSGQLYAEAGAMAFGKVYTFGPTFRAERSKTRRHLLEFWMIEPEVAFMTHEENLQLQEDLVTYLVGRVLEEKKLELELLERDLSVLQTTTQGHFPRLAYTQAVEMVNRIAQEKPELELTPLEWGHDFGAPHEAALTAQFDRPIFVEKYPAAIKAFYMQPDPDDPRLVLNADLLAPEGVGEIIGGSQRIHDPELLLQKIREHGLPENVFDWYMDLRLFGTVPHSGFGIGLERTVRWICGIEHIREAIPFPRMYTRMRP; from the coding sequence GTGCAAAGGGTTTTTATCGAAGAAATCGCCAAGTACGACGGCCAAGTAGTCTGTATCCGCGGATGGCTCACCGGACGCCGCTCCAAGGGCAAGATTCATTTCTTACAACTGCGCGACGGCACCGGCTTCATGCAAGCCACCGCATTCAAAGGCGAACTACCCGAGGAGCAGTTTGAGCAGGCCGACCACCTGCCTCAGGAGACCGCCCTGGAAGTGGTGGGCCTGGTGCGGGCCGACAGCCGGGCGCCGGGAGGGTACGAGCTTTCGGTACGGCAACTGAAGGTGATTTCCCGCCCCAGCCGGGAGTACCCCATCACCCCGAAGGAACACGGGGTGGACTTTCTAATGGATCACCGCCACCTTTACCTGCGTCACCGGCGGTCCTGGGCGGTGCTCCGGGTGCGCGACGAGCTCGAGCGGGCCATCCACGATTTTTTCCACCAGCGGGGGTTTATTCGCCTAGACGCCCCCATCCTCACCCCCAACGCCGTCGAGGGCACCACGGATCTGTTCGAAGTAGATTTGTTTGACGGCGAGAAGGCCTACCTCTCGCAGTCGGGCCAGCTTTATGCCGAGGCCGGGGCCATGGCCTTTGGCAAAGTGTATACCTTTGGCCCTACGTTCCGGGCCGAGCGCTCCAAAACCAGGCGGCACCTGCTCGAGTTCTGGATGATTGAGCCAGAAGTGGCCTTCATGACCCACGAGGAGAACCTGCAACTCCAAGAAGACCTGGTGACCTACCTGGTAGGGCGGGTGTTGGAAGAAAAAAAGCTCGAGCTCGAGCTGTTGGAACGCGACCTCAGCGTGCTACAAACCACTACCCAGGGCCATTTTCCCCGCCTTGCCTACACCCAGGCGGTGGAAATGGTCAACCGGATTGCCCAGGAAAAACCCGAACTAGAACTAACGCCCTTAGAATGGGGCCACGACTTTGGGGCCCCCCATGAAGCGGCCCTTACGGCCCAGTTTGACCGGCCCATTTTTGTAGAAAAGTATCCGGCTGCAATCAAAGCCTTTTATATGCAACCCGACCCCGACGACCCACGTCTGGTACTCAATGCCGACCTGCTGGCCCCCGAAGGGGTAGGCGAGATTATCGGAGGTTCACAACGCATTCACGATCCGGAGCTGTTGCTCCAGAAGATTCGAGAGCATGGCCTGCCCGAAAACGTGTTCGATTGGTACATGGATCTGCGCCTGTTTGGAACGGTGCCTCATTCGGGTTTTGGCATCGGCTTAGAGCGCACCGTGCGCTGGATCTGCGGCATCGAACATATCCGCGAAGCCATCCCCTTCCCACGCATGTATACCCGGATGCGGCCCTAG
- a CDS encoding site-specific integrase, whose product MEVHEAAALLAALDSHKDRRTALALRLMLNMGLRVGECLGLKWQDINLEEGTLTVRRTYSHGRESDPKTPSSVRTLPIPYSTLERLKQYRDWWQEQLKEPPPPGMWVFPGNDPARPLEYNAPGRALRRIVERLGIPTLRVHDLRHSYGSHMLANGAPLELVAERLGHANATITLSIYRHVLEHERRGWVVDLETLLTQPRAKA is encoded by the coding sequence CTGGAAGTACACGAAGCCGCCGCCCTGCTTGCCGCCCTCGACAGCCACAAGGACCGCCGTACTGCGCTAGCCTTGCGGCTGATGCTGAACATGGGGCTACGGGTAGGAGAGTGTTTAGGGCTGAAGTGGCAGGACATCAACCTTGAGGAAGGTACGCTGACCGTGCGCCGCACCTATAGCCACGGTAGGGAGAGCGACCCTAAGACCCCCTCGAGCGTTCGCACCCTGCCCATTCCCTATAGCACCCTCGAGCGGCTGAAGCAGTACCGGGACTGGTGGCAGGAACAGCTGAAAGAGCCACCACCCCCCGGCATGTGGGTGTTTCCTGGCAACGACCCGGCAAGACCCCTGGAATACAACGCTCCGGGCCGCGCATTGCGCCGGATCGTGGAGCGGCTGGGTATACCCACCCTCAGAGTCCACGACTTGCGGCACTCTTACGGTAGCCACATGCTAGCCAACGGTGCGCCGCTGGAGCTTGTGGCTGAGCGGCTGGGTCACGCTAACGCAACCATCACCTTATCTATCTACCGTCACGTACTCGAGCACGAGCGGAGGGGGTGGGTGGTGGACCTCGAGACCCTACTAACCCAACCACGGGCCAAAGCGTGA
- a CDS encoding N-terminal phage integrase SAM-like domain-containing protein produces MGRRRGKGAGTTYFHKGSGRWCAELSVGFDHHGKPLRVRAYHKTRREAEAWLAEQAALYHKGLLADPSKLTVGEWAEQWLERKSREIRANTLDAYRRELGYALPALGHLPLQKVTPSHVRALLDDLAKRYSYRTVRWVRQKLHVLFEEALSLEIIHRNPVTPVKLKAARGQGQSKTKRPAPWKYTKPPPCLPPSTATRTAVLR; encoded by the coding sequence ATGGGCAGAAGACGCGGTAAGGGTGCGGGGACTACCTACTTCCATAAGGGCTCAGGCCGTTGGTGCGCTGAACTCAGCGTGGGATTCGACCATCACGGCAAGCCGCTACGGGTAAGGGCCTACCACAAGACCCGCCGGGAAGCCGAAGCGTGGCTAGCCGAACAAGCCGCGCTCTACCACAAGGGGTTACTTGCCGATCCTAGCAAGCTGACCGTGGGGGAATGGGCGGAGCAGTGGCTAGAGCGCAAGTCTCGGGAGATTCGAGCCAACACCCTGGACGCATACCGCCGGGAGTTGGGGTATGCGCTGCCCGCGCTGGGCCATCTACCCTTGCAAAAAGTGACCCCTAGCCATGTACGGGCGTTGCTAGACGACCTGGCCAAACGGTACAGCTACCGCACGGTTCGTTGGGTCCGGCAAAAGCTGCATGTCCTGTTTGAGGAAGCGCTGAGCCTCGAGATCATCCACCGCAACCCGGTTACTCCGGTGAAGCTAAAAGCGGCTCGTGGCCAGGGGCAGAGCAAAACAAAGCGGCCCGCTCCCTGGAAGTACACGAAGCCGCCGCCCTGCTTGCCGCCCTCGACAGCCACAAGGACCGCCGTACTGCGCTAG
- a CDS encoding bifunctional DNA primase/polymerase, giving the protein MGILPPAEVLVLDFDDPATWDGLRAEYPELAEAPRQRTPRGGVHVFLRLPESLVGSLTTSARKLPGLDLRGMGKAYLAASPTSYRRGPIAGKYPCCPRLNCPPYRKGCYSGCCHPHPHHPGRSG; this is encoded by the coding sequence GTGGGCATCCTGCCCCCGGCCGAGGTGCTGGTGCTGGACTTCGACGACCCCGCGACCTGGGACGGGCTGCGGGCTGAATACCCCGAGCTAGCCGAGGCTCCGAGGCAGAGAACCCCTCGGGGCGGGGTGCATGTCTTCCTGCGCCTGCCTGAGAGTCTGGTAGGGAGCCTCACCACCAGCGCCCGGAAGCTGCCGGGGCTGGACTTGCGCGGTATGGGTAAAGCGTATCTGGCGGCTAGCCCTACCAGCTACCGAAGGGGGCCTATAGCTGGGAAGTACCCCTGCTGCCCCCGGCTGAACTGCCCCCCGTACCGCAAGGGTTGCTACTCCGGCTGCTGCCACCCCCACCCCCACCACCCAGGGAGGTCAGGGTAG
- a CDS encoding bifunctional DNA primase/polymerase has translation MLRYVKYSTLEYALEYARLGYAVLPLQPGEKRPHGRLAPNGLKDASTEPRGSAPLVAGRAWGWGGHPAPGRGAGAGLRRPRDLGRAAG, from the coding sequence GTGCTGCGCTACGTAAAGTATAGCACACTCGAGTACGCCCTCGAATACGCCCGGCTGGGCTACGCCGTCCTGCCCCTGCAACCGGGCGAGAAGCGCCCGCACGGGCGTTTAGCCCCTAACGGGCTGAAGGACGCTAGCACCGAACCCCGAGGTTCTGCACCGCTGGTGGCAGGCCGCGCCTGGGGCTGGGGTGGGCATCCTGCCCCCGGCCGAGGTGCTGGTGCTGGACTTCGACGACCCCGCGACCTGGGACGGGCTGCGGGCTGA
- a CDS encoding response regulator, with amino-acid sequence MADAVQSNKVLVITSSLTLRALLEMVIEEQGIEAQFYEKAQEGLEFLKAHTPRAIVLDDGIEIDPFSIASRLKMSRRLREVPVVLFIADSDDRTKLTAEFARVEHVLSKPVDRKAFTSILRSLTEQQPSAQ; translated from the coding sequence ATGGCCGATGCTGTGCAGAGTAATAAGGTGCTTGTAATTACCTCGAGCCTGACCCTGCGGGCTCTGCTCGAGATGGTCATCGAAGAGCAAGGCATTGAAGCCCAATTTTATGAGAAAGCCCAGGAGGGTCTGGAGTTCCTCAAAGCCCATACGCCCCGGGCCATCGTCTTGGACGACGGCATCGAGATTGATCCCTTTTCCATCGCCTCCCGCCTAAAAATGAGCCGCCGCCTGCGGGAAGTGCCGGTGGTGCTTTTCATTGCCGATAGCGACGATCGCACCAAGCTTACCGCCGAGTTTGCCCGCGTAGAACACGTGCTTTCCAAGCCGGTGGATCGCAAGGCTTTTACCAGCATCCTGCGCAGCCTCACCGAACAGCAACCCAGCGCCCAGTAA
- a CDS encoding WD40 repeat domain-containing protein has product MWKWLGWMVVGLTCALAQQPVQLLAGHRAAVGAVAMGPEGVLALGADAYIQLYRPDGRLVRTLSGHTDTVRTLDIAPDGTLLSGAADTTLRLWNPSTGATRGVLSGHRDQVWSARFSPDGQRILSGSADGELRLWTQQGQVQQLSLGRNWIYGVGFSPDGTLLAGGGLDGALLWNPRDGSRLPLLGRISVQALAWGPDGRLATGDRDGRIQLWDARGSFVQQFSAHRLAVSALVWSGTGQLISGGQDGQIIFWAGDKLLRSLQSASVLSLAVSENRLLSGHDDGRARLWNLQGALLQTQEPPAASVAVLAYSPNGSLLASGGWEGEVWLWNRRGQPLRRLSGAELEITALAFTPDGRFLAAGSRDGQTRIYEVENGRLLQTLEAHGNGVGALAFAPNGRALASGGRDRLLRVWDWQAGKKVLEFRAHESHLTGLAWSPDGRTLYSSSSDESLAWWTLRPEGVRLERRLMAHARGIYGLAQSPDGRTLATASHDQTIKLWDARSGALLRTLPGHTEAAQALAFSPDGRRLASVGWDKTLRLWSLQGQLLQTIRGFVRPLYAVAWGRDGSLAVGSGTLRQAGTVALFRP; this is encoded by the coding sequence GTGTGGAAGTGGCTTGGTTGGATGGTGGTGGGCCTGACCTGTGCGCTGGCCCAGCAGCCGGTGCAGCTTCTGGCCGGGCACCGGGCCGCGGTGGGCGCGGTGGCCATGGGCCCTGAGGGGGTTCTGGCGCTAGGAGCCGATGCGTATATTCAGCTTTACCGGCCCGATGGGCGTTTGGTGCGAACTCTAAGCGGGCACACCGATACGGTGCGCACCCTAGACATAGCGCCGGATGGAACCCTGCTGAGCGGCGCCGCCGATACCACCCTGAGGCTCTGGAACCCCAGCACCGGAGCCACCCGGGGTGTGCTGTCAGGACACCGCGATCAGGTCTGGTCGGCTCGCTTTAGTCCGGACGGCCAGCGCATTTTGAGCGGCAGCGCCGACGGGGAACTGCGGCTATGGACACAGCAAGGACAGGTACAGCAACTGAGTCTGGGGCGTAACTGGATCTATGGGGTAGGGTTTTCACCGGATGGCACGCTGCTGGCGGGGGGAGGGCTGGACGGGGCGCTCTTGTGGAACCCCCGCGATGGCAGCCGCCTCCCTCTGTTGGGGCGGATCTCGGTGCAGGCCCTGGCCTGGGGGCCTGATGGCCGCCTGGCCACCGGAGACCGCGATGGACGCATTCAGCTCTGGGATGCCAGGGGCAGCTTTGTCCAGCAGTTTAGCGCCCATCGCCTGGCGGTGAGTGCGCTGGTCTGGAGTGGCACCGGGCAGCTCATCAGCGGCGGCCAGGACGGACAGATTATCTTTTGGGCGGGCGACAAACTCCTGCGAAGCCTTCAGAGTGCCTCGGTATTGAGCCTGGCGGTATCCGAGAACCGGCTTTTGAGCGGTCACGACGACGGGCGGGCCCGGCTGTGGAACCTGCAAGGGGCGCTGCTCCAGACCCAGGAGCCCCCCGCCGCCTCGGTGGCCGTACTAGCCTACAGCCCCAATGGGAGCCTGCTGGCCAGCGGGGGCTGGGAGGGCGAGGTCTGGCTCTGGAACCGCCGTGGCCAGCCCCTGCGCAGGCTCAGTGGCGCCGAGCTGGAGATTACGGCGCTGGCCTTCACGCCGGACGGGCGATTTCTGGCGGCAGGCAGCCGCGACGGCCAGACCCGCATCTACGAGGTGGAAAACGGACGGCTCTTGCAGACCCTGGAAGCTCATGGGAACGGGGTAGGAGCGCTGGCCTTTGCCCCCAACGGGCGGGCTTTGGCCAGTGGGGGCCGTGACCGACTGCTGCGCGTTTGGGACTGGCAGGCAGGAAAAAAGGTGCTCGAGTTTCGCGCCCACGAGTCGCACCTGACCGGCCTGGCCTGGAGCCCCGATGGGCGCACCCTTTATAGCAGCAGCAGCGACGAAAGCCTGGCCTGGTGGACGCTTCGTCCCGAGGGGGTACGGCTCGAGCGTCGCCTGATGGCCCATGCCAGGGGCATCTACGGCCTGGCCCAAAGCCCCGATGGGCGCACCCTAGCCACGGCCAGCCACGACCAGACCATCAAGCTCTGGGACGCCCGGAGTGGGGCCCTCCTGCGAACCCTGCCAGGCCACACCGAGGCCGCCCAGGCCCTGGCCTTCTCGCCCGATGGTAGGCGGCTGGCCAGCGTAGGCTGGGACAAGACCCTGCGCCTGTGGAGCCTGCAGGGGCAGCTTTTGCAAACCATTCGTGGCTTCGTGCGCCCCCTCTACGCCGTGGCCTGGGGGCGGGACGGCAGCCTGGCGGTGGGCAGCGGAACGCTTAGGCAAGCCGGCACGGTGGCTTTGTTCAGGCCGTAA
- a CDS encoding cobalamin-binding protein, which yields MRLVSLTCSNTEIVWALGALDWLVGVDSNSDFPPEVAQIPRVGPDLQIDLDKVEALRPDLVLASLSVPGMERVVEGLKKRRMPHRVLDPQTLQDVYADIERVARWLGVEQQGRYVVQAMQQQIAQARGSLPRWVRPPRVMVEWWPRPMIAAGRDSWVTQMLEALGAQNAFAHLPVRSKPLTQAEVEEAQPDLITVSWCGAKKLRPEVVLRRALNVPALRHGQVFALEEAYLGRPGPRLAEGVKKLAELLRNVPVWQYGASP from the coding sequence ATGCGCCTGGTTAGCCTCACCTGCTCCAACACCGAGATCGTCTGGGCCCTGGGGGCTCTGGACTGGCTGGTAGGGGTAGACAGCAACTCAGATTTTCCGCCTGAGGTCGCCCAGATTCCCCGGGTGGGGCCCGACCTGCAGATTGACCTGGACAAGGTAGAAGCCCTGCGGCCCGACCTGGTGCTGGCCAGCCTGAGCGTGCCGGGGATGGAGCGGGTGGTGGAGGGGCTAAAAAAGCGCCGGATGCCCCACCGGGTGCTCGACCCCCAGACCTTGCAGGACGTCTACGCCGATATCGAGCGGGTAGCCCGGTGGCTGGGCGTAGAACAGCAGGGCCGGTATGTGGTGCAGGCCATGCAGCAGCAGATCGCCCAGGCCAGGGGTAGCCTGCCGCGCTGGGTGCGGCCCCCCCGGGTGATGGTGGAGTGGTGGCCTCGGCCCATGATTGCCGCCGGACGGGATAGCTGGGTGACCCAGATGCTGGAGGCACTGGGGGCCCAGAACGCCTTTGCCCACCTGCCGGTGCGCTCCAAGCCCCTCACCCAAGCCGAGGTGGAGGAAGCCCAACCCGACCTGATAACGGTCTCCTGGTGTGGGGCCAAAAAGCTGCGCCCGGAGGTGGTTTTGCGCCGTGCGCTCAACGTTCCCGCCCTGCGGCATGGGCAGGTATTTGCCCTCGAGGAAGCCTACTTAGGCCGTCCGGGGCCGCGTCTGGCCGAGGGCGTGAAAAAGCTGGCCGAACTCTTGCGAAATGTGCCGGTCTGGCAGTATGGAGCCAGCCCATGA
- a CDS encoding cob(I)yrinic acid a,c-diamide adenosyltransferase, with the protein MKIYTKTGDTGETGLYGADRVGKDHPRVEAYGTVDEANSAIGLARAALPTAHADIQADLEYLQNALFDLGADLATRKGGPYEKNLARLDASDVEKLEQLIDRYQEEAPRFTGFIHPGGHPAAAALHLARTIARRAERRVVELMRSEEANPEALRYLNRLSDLLFTLARVVNAREGFAEEKWLVKKRR; encoded by the coding sequence ATGAAAATCTATACCAAAACCGGCGATACAGGCGAGACCGGCCTCTACGGCGCCGACCGGGTGGGCAAGGATCACCCCCGGGTGGAGGCCTACGGCACCGTGGACGAAGCCAACAGCGCCATTGGCCTGGCCCGTGCGGCCCTGCCCACGGCCCATGCCGACATTCAAGCCGACCTCGAGTACCTCCAGAACGCCCTCTTCGACCTAGGCGCCGACCTCGCCACCCGCAAGGGCGGCCCATACGAAAAGAACCTGGCCCGCCTCGACGCCTCGGATGTGGAAAAGCTCGAACAACTCATCGACCGCTACCAGGAGGAAGCCCCCCGCTTTACCGGCTTCATCCACCCCGGCGGCCACCCCGCCGCTGCTGCCTTGCACCTAGCCCGCACCATCGCCCGCCGGGCCGAGCGCCGCGTGGTCGAGTTGATGCGCAGCGAGGAGGCCAATCCGGAAGCCCTGCGTTACCTCAATCGGCTCTCCGACCTGCTCTTCACGCTGGCTCGAGTGGTCAATGCGCGCGAAGGGTTTGCCGAAGAGAAGTGGCTGGTCAAGAAACGCCGATAA
- a CDS encoding nucleotidyltransferase family protein, with product MRRGSVLAILEEPLPGLAKRYRIKSLYLFGSTARDEAGPESDVDLLVRLEEPTFELYIGLKHELEDMLGSKVDLVSAKKVPPGLRSHIEADALQLV from the coding sequence ATGCGCAGGGGAAGTGTGCTGGCCATCCTGGAAGAACCGCTGCCGGGCCTGGCCAAACGTTACCGGATCAAAAGCTTGTATTTGTTTGGCTCTACTGCCCGCGACGAGGCGGGCCCCGAGAGCGATGTGGATTTACTGGTGCGACTGGAAGAGCCCACCTTCGAGCTCTATATCGGCCTCAAGCACGAGCTGGAAGATATGCTGGGCAGCAAGGTAGACCTGGTCAGCGCCAAAAAAGTGCCCCCCGGCCTGCGCTCCCATATCGAGGCCGATGCCCTGCAGTTGGTTTGA
- a CDS encoding DUF86 domain-containing protein: MRHPDTPNPHLLKRVHLEQMQQAAQRILDYTAGMDFTEFAADGRTQDAVRYNLHQFGLIAATLHKSAREELTELDWRSILDLPDLVSRLHFGIQDEILWDLIQRTLPYWLVVLEETLGPPPAP, from the coding sequence ATGCGCCACCCAGACACTCCCAACCCCCACCTGCTGAAGCGGGTGCACCTCGAGCAGATGCAACAGGCCGCCCAGCGCATCCTGGACTATACCGCCGGCATGGACTTTACCGAGTTTGCCGCCGATGGGCGCACCCAGGATGCCGTGCGCTACAACCTGCACCAGTTCGGGCTAATTGCCGCCACCCTGCACAAAAGTGCGCGCGAGGAGCTAACCGAACTCGACTGGCGCAGCATCCTGGATCTGCCCGACCTGGTAAGCCGCCTGCACTTTGGCATCCAGGACGAAATTCTTTGGGATCTGATCCAGCGCACCCTGCCCTACTGGCTGGTGGTGCTGGAGGAAACCCTAGGGCCGCCCCCTGCGCCATAG
- a CDS encoding serine hydrolase — MLRRLGTLLGLFTLTGWALAQTLCVPPAPTGTPNRPITGYSAASLEAYDRVIQRLLERYQIPGAALAVAKDGRLVLSRGYGFADVRTKEPVQPDALFRLASLSKPITAVAVLHLGESLVFQGVYPDLNSFLNEKAFRFINIPPYGGQMADPRLKQITLRDLLQHSGGWHRGWAGDPMFRPTLSDIARAMRRPERLSSRELIAFMMSRKLQFAPGSRSAYSNLGYAVLGLVIEKLSGQPYESYVQTMLRPLGIYSVRAGKTRLQERLKGEVRYYDFPGGPLVRSVVDGTLVNRPYGEFYLEAHTANGGLVASAPDLARLVVALEGLRGPPLLSREALHEMLRRPRLAQYEKTTRYYALGWGVRVPQPQPATPPLAVAAGQGSSEPRNPPEKPPLVFSLSPEQLEWSHDGAFAGSRTLLLRLPGGVVLAALFNSRPWNDWSFIAELRRGLENATQMVQTWPDYDCF, encoded by the coding sequence ATGCTGCGCCGCCTCGGAACCCTTTTGGGCCTGTTCACCCTGACGGGGTGGGCACTGGCCCAGACCCTCTGCGTACCCCCGGCCCCCACAGGTACGCCCAACCGCCCCATCACCGGCTACAGCGCCGCCAGCCTCGAGGCCTACGACCGGGTGATACAAAGGCTCCTGGAGCGCTACCAGATTCCCGGTGCGGCCCTGGCGGTAGCCAAGGACGGCCGGCTGGTGCTTTCGCGGGGCTACGGCTTCGCCGATGTGCGAACCAAAGAACCGGTGCAGCCCGATGCGCTGTTCCGGCTGGCCAGCCTTAGCAAGCCCATCACGGCAGTGGCCGTACTGCACCTGGGCGAGAGCCTGGTCTTCCAGGGGGTCTACCCCGACCTAAACAGCTTTCTGAACGAAAAAGCCTTCCGCTTTATCAATATCCCGCCCTATGGGGGTCAGATGGCCGACCCCCGCCTTAAGCAGATCACCCTGCGCGACCTGTTGCAGCACTCGGGGGGCTGGCACCGGGGCTGGGCGGGTGACCCCATGTTTCGCCCCACCCTGAGCGACATTGCCAGGGCCATGCGGCGGCCCGAGCGCCTGAGCAGCCGGGAGTTGATCGCCTTCATGATGAGCCGCAAGCTCCAGTTTGCCCCCGGTAGCCGCTCGGCCTATTCCAACCTGGGCTATGCCGTGCTGGGGCTGGTGATTGAAAAGCTGAGCGGCCAGCCATACGAATCCTACGTGCAAACCATGCTGCGACCGCTGGGCATTTACAGCGTGCGAGCCGGCAAAACCCGCCTGCAAGAGCGTCTCAAAGGCGAGGTGCGCTACTACGACTTTCCAGGGGGGCCCCTGGTTCGTTCGGTGGTGGACGGCACCCTGGTCAACCGGCCCTATGGCGAGTTCTACCTCGAGGCCCACACTGCAAACGGCGGCCTGGTGGCCTCGGCCCCCGACCTGGCGCGCTTGGTGGTGGCGCTGGAGGGCTTGCGCGGGCCGCCTCTCCTCTCCCGCGAAGCCTTGCACGAGATGCTGCGCCGCCCCCGGCTTGCGCAGTACGAAAAAACTACCCGCTACTACGCCCTGGGCTGGGGGGTGCGGGTACCCCAGCCCCAGCCTGCGACCCCTCCCCTGGCAGTCGCTGCCGGTCAGGGTAGCAGCGAACCCCGCAACCCGCCGGAGAAACCCCCCCTGGTGTTCTCTTTGTCGCCCGAGCAGCTCGAGTGGAGCCACGACGGGGCTTTTGCCGGAAGCCGCACCCTGCTGTTGCGCCTGCCGGGCGGGGTGGTGCTGGCGGCCCTTTTCAACAGCCGCCCCTGGAACGACTGGAGCTTTATAGCAGAGCTGCGGCGGGGGCTCGAGAACGCCACCCAGATGGTACAAACCTGGCCCGACTACGACTGTTTTTGA